TTCAGATGCTGAGTGACGCGTGGGCCGCTGTTGGTGTGCCAGCGGATCGATACTGGCGCAGTCCCCAGCATCTGCTTGGCGAAAGTTCAGCGGCGATACCGACGAAAAAGACACCCTCAACGCCACTCAGCTTGCTAGGGCTGCGTGTGCCGaaccccctccaccttcaCTCATCCTTCTACCCTACGCGTGTTGAGGCACTGGCGGCGCGGGGCTACGGCGCCCACCGTGgccttcttcctctcgcACTGGACCACAGAAGTGGATCGGGTAGTAAACTCTTCAACGTTCTTCCACGATGGAGCGCCAACGTAGTTGGCATCGATGAATCAGCTGTGGAGACCTCAGCGGGCATTTGGcatggcagcgccgtcgctgaTTTCGTGAGCGCCATACCCCACAGGCAAGATCGCAACTTGTACGCGCTGGTGGATGAGTCATGTCCGGTTGATCCTTACTTTGATCTGGATTTCTCGTACGACCCGGAGCAGGACGACCCGAGTGCTGCTTTGCTCCTGCAGAGCTGCGGCGAGGGCAAGGAGGTGGCGTCGGTgaccgccttctccgccgaGGCAGTAGAGAAGGTGCTTCTCACAATGCTCACAGCTCTTCGTCGGGAGGTGGAGACGGGGCTCAAAACCACTGTGGTGGAGTGCCTGGTACTGACGAGTAGCCTTCAAACAGGGCGGCGCCCGGATACGCCCTCAGCGCCGGCCTCCTTGGAGCAGCTGAAGCTCAGCTTTCACGTGCACTTCCGTTTAGCTGACAGAGCGGTGCTGGCGTCAGTGCGAGAGATGCACAACTTCATGACTCAGCTTCGTTCACGACTTCAAGACaaagaagcggcagcgacaacaTCACCCTCGCTGGACAGCcccacgagagagaagagagaggaagctCGACAGGCCTCCGCCCTACTGCTGCGGTGTGTGGACTTTGGTGTGTACACGCGGTGGCGTGCCTTTCGTCTCCCATACAACGTCAAGGCATCCGAGGCTTCTCAGTCAAGTGCGCTGGTGAGCGGCGCTGGGGTCGACTTGCTGGAGGAGCAACTCCGGCAGCTGGGCATTGCACTCCCAGACAATGGAGTGGGCAAAGCAGCGCCGAGCGTGTTGCAGAGCCTCTTCCTTGCCGCAGACGTTGCGACTTACAAAGCGCAGCGCTATTTGGTCAAGCGGTTGGAGCAGCATTTTCGCTTTCTCCTGCCGGTGTTGCCGGGAGCTACTGAGCTGAGGTTAACTGCGCTGGCAGAGTTTCTCTCCCCGCTCGTGCCCCCGCAGgtgcgagcggcggcggcagaggtgtgcgggccctcctcttccagcTCATCAGCAAGGGACGTGGTGAGTGCGTGGGTTATGGAGCTCGCCTGCGTCGTGCGAGATgcgtcagcgctgccgcactcGCACGATGACGGCGCAGTGCAGGAGTCAACGACAAGTTCATCCTTCCGACTACTTCTTGACGAGGGCGCGCtcacctctgccgccgcaaAGGCGTCGTCTGCGCAGGCTCCTAGCAGCCCTTTCGGCGTTCCGCTACCTCCTATGCCACGTAGTGTGCGGGTTCGGGTCGAGGACGCCGGGATGAGAGGGCTTCTTGCGGAGGTGTTTTGGTGCATAGCGCCGGAGTACGGCGGCCCAGGCGCTGTCGTGCGAGCCTTACCGGCGGCGGACGCATGGAACGCAGTCTCAGCGCAGAGCCCCATCACTTCAGAGCGTATCAACGCGCACTACGAGGACTCGATTCGAGCATACTACGTCTTTCAGAAGCAGAGCAAGTACTGCATCCGCCTGCATCGGAATCACAAGGCAACCTTCGCACAGCTGTACTTGACATTTGGGTCCATCAAGATTCGTTGCTACTCAAACGACTGTTGCGACCGGTGCTGCGTCATTCCATGGGAAGCCCCAGATAACCCGAAGTCGGGGCCGCAATACCATGCCGGGTATCCCAGGTATGAGCGTCTCGTGGCGATCCGCAATGCGCTCTTTCCGCCCCTGTCGACGGAGGAGCTGGTTCGTCGCTACGGCACAAGTGTCTTGCACTACGTGTAGCAGCGTGTGAAGTTCAGTAGAGAGGGATGATATGACGAGGGAGGAAGCGCATGTGCATGAACATGAAGACGCAGTGTCGCACGCGCTGACCTCCTCCATCAACTGCGCATCTCAcacctttttttctctcgtATTAGAGTAGATCCAAGTCCTCCGGCCCAGGCTGCGCGTTTCGAATCtttcgcttctctctctcctcaccgcgcgcacacagacgcacgcgtTGGCGAGCGCATCCTCCAATGCGTCGGCAGGaagtgaggagggggagggggagggtatGTCGTACTTTTATCCTTTTTTTCATCGCTTCTCGCGTATGTACGTGCGAACTGTGACAGCCATGCTTGGTGCGGGTTTAATACAACACTACCACGCACATGTGTTCCGCGCGCCTTCCTTCTTCAGCTTCGCAATCCTTTTCGTTAGTTGTGAGGCTGGTGTTCAACGCTTTGCAGCTCCGCTGCTCGTtgcgccgcaccaccagcgagggagacgagCGCTATGCTAACCCACGGGCACGCTTCTACGTTGTTTGCAGACCACGCTTACCATGCTGCGCCGATCGTCCTTCTCTCGCCACGTCTTACCCTTGATGTCCTCTTCTCCTGTTCTGCTTTGCCCTGACACTCTGGCGtttccctctcctcatcCCGGTGCTACTGCTCGTCCTGTGCTGTATCTCACGCTGCCAAAcgtgctcgctgccgcctcctgtgtgtgtccaCGTCGTAATGACTGCGAAAGGATTTTCGTTCCTGCGCTCTCCACCTAccttctcccccacccccgttCTTTTTCAATCATGAAGATCGTGCTCATGGGCGCCCCTGGCTGCGGTAAGGGCACGCAGAGCCCGTACATACAGGACAGGTACGGTGTGTGCCATCTATCGACGGGTGATAtgctgcgcgacgcggtggcgcggaAGACTGCAAACGGAAAACTGGCGAAGGACGCCATGGATTCGGGCAAGCTTGTCAGTGACGACATCGTGTTTGGGATTGTGAAGGATAGCATTAAGAACCCTGAGTGCCGCTACGGCTACATCCTAGACGGCTACCCGCGCACGCTGAAGCAGGCGCAAATGATGGAGGACGCCGGGGAGAAGATAGACAAGGTAATCGAGTTCAGCGTTCCGGACGAGGTCATCCTGGAGCGGACGAGTGGCCGGTGGATTCACAAGCCGAGCGGGCGCACGTACCACGAGGTGTTCCGCCCTCCGAAGACGCCCAGGAAGGATGACATAACGGGTGAGGAGCTCTATCAACGTCCCGACGATCGTCGCGAGGTGTGCGAGAAGCGCCTGGACATCTATAAGAATGAGACTCGCCCTCTCGCCGACTACTTTACCAAGGAGGGCGTGTATTCGGTTATCAACGCCAACCAAACGATCGACGAGGTTCGAAAGGCCATCGCTACTTTGCTGGACCCCATTGGCATTGCAACGGGTCTCAAGTAGTGCCAGAAAAGTAGGCGAGGATGTGCCCTTGTAGTTCTCCATCTTGGGCGGACGCGCACGTCCCCCGCAGATGCTTCTCGAAACGGGTCGCTATTGATGAGTGGTCGTCTCTCTTCTGCGACTTTCTTTGCGTTGTAGTTCACAGGTGCACTCTAGGAGTTTTAGTGGATCAGGTTGTCTTGTATGAAATACAGTGATGCTACACGTCTTTACTCACGCGTAtacctgcgcgcgcgtagTACATAGGCATAtaccgcggcagcggcgtcgcgtcAATGCGCGCGTTGGGCGGATGGCGGATGTTGAGCGCTGCGTCGCATCCGCTTGCATTTTGGCGTACGTGCCTCGTTTTCTTGTCGCTGTCCGGTTTGTTTCGCATGTTTGTGGAGCCAACATCGAATCAGCAGGCACTGATGAGAAACGGATAAGGGAAAGAGTGACGGCGTGATTCGAAGGCGTATCCCACCCGGCCATCACGCCGCCCACTGATGGGAAGCCTGGGCTACGCTGAGGGATGCAGCGGgcggcgaccggcatgatAGGAGGAGCGGttgtgaggcgacctgcgaagCGAGttgagaggggggaggcagagtTTTCGGTGGAGGCTGTGCTCGCAGATGACGGAGTCCGGCGCATTGCAACGCGTGCgtctacggctgcttcgcaccacgcaaTGGGAGCCTGTGACAGGGCAAGTAGAGTGGAGTCGAGTTCAAGCTTCAGGTTTGAATGGATGCGGTGGCGAAAACAAGCTTGCGAGCGGCGAGTCGAGTACCGCTTTTGGGTGCGTCTGGTTGTTTTTTCTTTACGTCATCTTCCTTGTTACTCTCCCGATTTTGTATCTTGACAGTGTGTTGCTTTGTGGAGGTAGGAGCATATCTTTGCTTTCAACTTTATTTCGTTCTTCCTTGTGATGTGATGGGCCTGAGGCGGGAAGCtgagggcgtgtgtgtttgctcgtcggtgtctgtgtgccgtgTGTGTCCCCCACTTCCCCGTCCTGTGCCCTTTGCCGCCGTTCTCGAACTCTGTGGAGTCTCTTATCCCTCTCAAATGACGAGGTAGGTGACGCACGAACTGGAGGAAAAGCACCATAGACGCACCCACAAAGACGCCCAAACAGGGGCTTGTGAGAAAACA
The window above is part of the Leishmania mexicana MHOM/GT/2001/U1103 complete genome, chromosome 33 genome. Proteins encoded here:
- a CDS encoding putative adenylate kinase is translated as MKIVLMGAPGCGKGTQSPYIQDRYGVCHLSTGDMLRDAVARKTANGKLAKDAMDSGKLVSDDIVFGIVKDSIKNPECRYGYILDGYPRTLKQAQMMEDAGEKIDKVIEFSVPDEVILERTSGRWIHKPSGRTYHEVFRPPKTPRKDDITGEELYQRPDDRREVCEKRLDIYKNETRPLADYFTKEGVYSVINANQTIDEVRKAIATLLDPIGIATGLK